One genomic window of Polyangium aurulentum includes the following:
- a CDS encoding serine/threonine-protein kinase gives MSSPLGPAAPGDVIAWRYRIESWLGQGNMAAVFRATHLGTGQPCAVKLVHAHLVERPEIRDLFIQEARVGARIGKNPHIVDVFDAEIDPQRRVPYLAMELLEGDTLDKYVKQRGPVPPGLLRMLFLQLADALGQAHAARVVHRDLKPGNLFLTYDRKNAPLLKVVDFGIAKVMEEGVQGTATQVGSPAYAAPEQLGQAMRPIAEKMGIIIARDVSPATDIWALGVIAYELLLGAPSGHLWTGADRGSLADIMMGVAINPTPSAASRASSKGHLLPHGFDEWLARCLRKNADERWPTVDEAVRELADLLDHGYEDGETQQIQPTMLLGGALKNPLRTTIPIAGNQPPAAQAPAQTAFLPPGFYPAAEATAPPPPQPQGVPPAAARGANTRTLPLDNALALQRPPPSPPEQSPAKPSTARDLRTMPLEVPPALRTAEPPAPLPPLPPRAAFPSSTEQVIPDKQPAPFAQPPPPRASQPSQHEPPQAAATTLGLAGTTPPAQRAPMRSTALVLSSLALIGAIGLTVFMLVPQKGRLVVDVSNASSTKVEVFVDGTKRCDTVPCVVADVEPGKRTLKVIPEGAEPLPPQETVVGRGEEKPVTFSMVATLPEGPGSATPRAPDGIRAVEPISSASPDARPEAPATVAIGESTTPPPPQLPTQEGPMPSARPTPAAPSAPAQGNGTLNINSIPVSKVILDGRPLGNTPKVGLSVPPGTHTVIFVHPEMGRQSVSVAVKPGETKTAAVKFRQ, from the coding sequence ATGTCATCGCCGCTCGGACCCGCGGCCCCTGGCGACGTCATCGCCTGGCGCTACCGCATCGAATCGTGGCTCGGCCAGGGAAACATGGCCGCGGTGTTTCGCGCGACGCACCTCGGCACAGGACAACCCTGCGCGGTCAAGCTCGTCCACGCCCATCTCGTCGAGCGCCCCGAGATCCGTGACCTTTTCATCCAAGAAGCCCGCGTCGGCGCGCGCATCGGGAAGAACCCGCACATCGTGGACGTATTCGACGCAGAGATCGACCCCCAGCGCCGCGTGCCGTACCTCGCGATGGAGCTGCTCGAGGGCGATACGCTCGACAAATACGTCAAGCAGCGCGGGCCCGTGCCGCCGGGGCTTTTGCGCATGCTCTTCCTCCAGCTCGCCGACGCGCTCGGACAAGCGCACGCCGCGCGCGTTGTGCATCGCGACCTCAAGCCCGGAAACCTGTTTCTCACGTACGACCGAAAGAATGCGCCCCTGCTCAAGGTCGTCGACTTTGGCATCGCCAAGGTCATGGAAGAGGGCGTGCAGGGAACCGCAACGCAGGTGGGATCGCCTGCGTACGCTGCTCCCGAGCAACTCGGCCAGGCAATGCGGCCCATCGCAGAAAAAATGGGTATTATCATCGCACGCGACGTCTCGCCAGCGACCGATATCTGGGCCCTTGGGGTCATCGCGTACGAGCTGCTGCTCGGCGCGCCCTCAGGGCACCTCTGGACCGGCGCGGATCGCGGAAGCCTCGCCGATATCATGATGGGCGTGGCGATCAATCCCACCCCCTCGGCCGCTTCACGCGCAAGCAGCAAGGGGCACCTCCTCCCGCACGGCTTCGACGAATGGCTCGCTCGGTGCCTCCGGAAAAACGCGGATGAGCGGTGGCCGACCGTCGATGAGGCCGTCCGGGAGCTCGCGGACCTGCTCGATCACGGATACGAGGACGGCGAGACGCAGCAGATACAACCGACGATGTTGCTCGGCGGCGCGCTAAAGAATCCCTTGCGGACGACCATTCCGATCGCTGGCAACCAGCCACCCGCCGCGCAGGCTCCCGCCCAGACGGCCTTCTTGCCTCCAGGGTTCTATCCGGCGGCCGAAGCGACGGCACCGCCACCTCCGCAGCCTCAAGGCGTCCCACCTGCAGCCGCCAGAGGGGCAAACACGCGAACGCTGCCGCTCGACAATGCGCTCGCCCTCCAGCGACCACCGCCGTCCCCACCCGAGCAGTCACCCGCGAAACCGTCGACTGCGCGGGACCTGCGGACGATGCCTTTGGAGGTCCCGCCCGCGCTCAGAACTGCCGAGCCGCCCGCACCACTGCCACCTCTACCGCCCCGAGCCGCGTTTCCCTCCAGCACGGAACAGGTCATTCCAGACAAACAGCCCGCTCCCTTTGCACAACCACCGCCCCCGCGTGCTTCGCAGCCCTCTCAACACGAGCCTCCTCAGGCTGCCGCGACAACGCTTGGGCTCGCCGGAACGACCCCTCCCGCACAACGCGCGCCCATGCGCAGCACAGCCCTCGTGCTCAGCAGTCTCGCCCTCATAGGCGCGATTGGCCTCACCGTCTTCATGCTCGTGCCCCAAAAGGGACGGCTCGTCGTCGACGTGAGCAATGCGAGCAGCACCAAGGTCGAAGTGTTCGTGGACGGGACGAAGCGATGCGACACCGTGCCGTGCGTCGTGGCGGACGTCGAGCCCGGTAAGCGCACGCTCAAGGTGATCCCGGAAGGCGCAGAGCCCTTGCCGCCACAGGAGACCGTCGTTGGGCGCGGTGAGGAAAAACCTGTCACCTTTTCGATGGTCGCGACATTGCCCGAAGGCCCGGGTTCGGCAACGCCCCGCGCGCCAGATGGGATCCGCGCGGTCGAGCCGATCAGCTCTGCCTCACCGGACGCACGCCCCGAAGCGCCAGCAACGGTGGCGATTGGGGAATCGACCACGCCTCCGCCGCCTCAGCTTCCAACGCAGGAAGGCCCCATGCCGTCCGCGAGGCCCACGCCCGCCGCACCTTCCGCGCCGGCGCAGGGGAACGGCACGCTCAACATCAACTCGATCCCCGTCTCGAAGGTGATTCTGGACGGCCGGCCGCTCGGAAACACGCCCAAAGTTGGGCTTTCCGTGCCACCGGGTACGCACACGGTCATCTTCGTTCATCCCGAAA
- a CDS encoding type VI secretion system Vgr family protein — protein MADKIRGGLGEAAKRLGGKNLDVEIGSGDKLDVRQFSIHERLSSLFQVNLVVVSDNPSIEFDDVVGQPAKLSIAAGMHDRFWSGVCNHFEQVRVEASGLSTYQFSIVPTLWLLTQRKNYRMFQQISEPDIVLKLLSEWSIEPVVRLDKGTYKKRKYRVQYAESDFAFMSRMLEDAGITFYFEQEGDETKLVLSDAPQGNPKRSAPLAFMDDVSMVKNVELEFVTAVRMGQQVRPGKYTMRDHDYRKPPNYKLMSSASKGLAVEEKLERYQYTPGAFLFGADSGEATPSADDKGKTRSDEKEAAVLAQKRLDAKRGSARVATFETNAYDLAPGVVIEMREHPHAALAEGKTILVVETSLSGTDRGEWSQHCEVRGTDVPFRPELSTPRPKVNGVESATVVGPAGEEIHVDEFGRVRVHFHWDRESKMDDNSSCWIHVSQPWGGAGYGGTSLPRIGQEVLVDFLGGDLDRPVIVGRVYTNLQKTPYRLPENKTQSGWKSNSTNDTGGYNELMFEDAAGREPAAGACSPGSACSGSSPRSP, from the coding sequence GTGGCGGATAAGATAAGGGGCGGTCTAGGGGAAGCTGCGAAGCGGCTCGGCGGGAAGAACCTCGATGTCGAGATCGGGTCGGGCGACAAACTCGACGTGCGACAGTTCTCGATTCACGAGCGGCTCTCATCGCTGTTCCAGGTCAACCTAGTCGTAGTGTCGGACAATCCGAGCATCGAGTTTGACGACGTGGTGGGGCAACCGGCGAAGCTTTCGATCGCCGCTGGGATGCATGATCGCTTCTGGTCGGGCGTGTGCAACCATTTCGAGCAAGTGCGAGTCGAGGCGAGCGGCCTGTCGACGTACCAGTTCTCGATCGTGCCGACATTATGGCTACTCACGCAGCGCAAAAATTACCGCATGTTCCAGCAGATCTCCGAGCCGGACATCGTGCTGAAGCTGCTCTCCGAGTGGAGCATCGAGCCTGTCGTGCGGCTCGACAAGGGGACGTACAAGAAGCGGAAGTACCGCGTACAGTACGCCGAGAGCGATTTCGCGTTCATGAGCCGGATGCTCGAGGACGCGGGAATCACGTTCTACTTCGAGCAGGAGGGGGACGAGACGAAGCTCGTGCTCTCGGACGCGCCGCAAGGGAACCCGAAGCGGAGCGCGCCGCTCGCGTTCATGGACGACGTGAGCATGGTGAAGAACGTGGAGCTCGAGTTCGTGACGGCGGTCCGGATGGGACAGCAGGTTCGTCCGGGCAAGTACACGATGCGGGATCACGACTACCGCAAGCCGCCGAACTACAAGCTGATGTCGAGCGCGTCGAAGGGGCTCGCGGTCGAGGAGAAGCTCGAACGATATCAGTACACGCCGGGGGCGTTCCTGTTCGGTGCGGACTCTGGCGAAGCGACGCCGAGCGCGGACGACAAGGGCAAAACGCGTTCGGACGAGAAGGAAGCGGCGGTGCTCGCGCAGAAGCGGCTGGACGCGAAGCGTGGCAGCGCACGGGTGGCGACGTTCGAGACGAATGCGTACGACCTGGCGCCAGGTGTGGTGATAGAGATGCGCGAGCATCCGCATGCGGCGCTCGCGGAGGGCAAGACCATTCTGGTGGTGGAGACGTCCCTGAGCGGAACGGATCGAGGGGAATGGTCGCAGCATTGCGAGGTGCGCGGAACGGACGTGCCATTCCGGCCGGAGCTGTCGACGCCGAGACCCAAGGTGAACGGGGTGGAGAGTGCGACGGTGGTGGGGCCGGCCGGGGAGGAAATCCACGTCGACGAGTTTGGGCGGGTGCGCGTGCACTTCCACTGGGATCGCGAAAGCAAGATGGACGATAACAGCTCTTGCTGGATCCACGTGAGCCAGCCCTGGGGCGGCGCAGGATATGGGGGGACCAGCCTGCCGCGGATCGGGCAGGAGGTGCTGGTGGATTTTCTGGGAGGGGATCTGGATCGGCCGGTGATCGTGGGGCGGGTGTACACGAACCTGCAGAAAACGCCGTACAGGCTGCCGGAGAACAAGACGCAGAGCGGGTGGAAGAGCAACAGCACGAACGACACCGGCGGCTACAACGAGCTCATGTTCGAGGATGCGGCGGGCCGGGAGCCGGCGGCAGGGGCGTGCTCACCGGGATCTGCATGCTCCGGCTCGTCTCCGCGATCGCCATGA
- a CDS encoding serine/threonine-protein kinase has protein sequence MKSGALLGGKYRLDQKIGEGAMGEVWSAENQATGGKVALKLILPSSQELRTVDLRERLMREAKACGKLKHRNIVQIYDVGQTPQGDPFLVLELLHGQALDKLLKEKRRIEPRLAARITGEIASALAAAHAAKVIHRDLKPANVFLHREEGMPEESFIVKVLDFGVSKSLDSADSPATVTGAVVGSPAYMSPEQVGMSKALDHGTDIWSLGIVLYELLTGVRPFTGSVNEVIRQILLTSVPPPSDRVRGIPPELDAIVARCTMPKKTDRYASASELSRALMAIAETSRSMQIPVSTPLPPAPGPPHPRT, from the coding sequence ATGAAATCGGGGGCTCTCCTCGGCGGCAAGTACCGGCTCGACCAGAAAATCGGCGAGGGCGCCATGGGCGAGGTCTGGTCGGCCGAGAACCAGGCCACGGGCGGCAAGGTGGCGCTCAAGTTGATCCTGCCGAGTTCCCAGGAGCTGCGGACCGTCGACCTCCGCGAGCGCCTGATGCGCGAGGCCAAGGCGTGCGGGAAGCTGAAGCACCGCAACATCGTCCAGATCTATGACGTGGGCCAGACGCCGCAGGGCGACCCATTCCTCGTGCTGGAGCTGCTGCACGGGCAGGCCCTCGACAAGCTGTTGAAGGAAAAGCGGCGCATCGAGCCACGGCTCGCGGCGCGCATCACGGGCGAGATCGCGAGCGCGCTCGCCGCCGCGCACGCCGCCAAGGTCATTCATCGGGATCTCAAGCCCGCAAACGTCTTCCTCCACCGGGAGGAGGGAATGCCCGAGGAGTCCTTCATTGTGAAGGTCCTCGATTTCGGCGTGAGCAAGAGCCTCGACTCCGCCGACAGTCCCGCGACAGTGACCGGCGCCGTGGTCGGCTCGCCCGCGTACATGAGCCCCGAGCAAGTGGGCATGAGCAAAGCCCTCGATCACGGCACGGACATCTGGTCGCTCGGGATCGTGCTCTATGAGCTGCTCACGGGCGTTCGGCCATTCACGGGCTCCGTCAACGAGGTGATTCGACAGATATTGCTGACCTCTGTCCCGCCTCCTTCGGATCGGGTGCGCGGCATTCCGCCGGAGCTCGACGCGATCGTCGCGCGCTGCACGATGCCGAAGAAGACCGATCGGTATGCGAGCGCGTCCGAGCTTTCACGCGCGCTCATGGCGATCGCGGAGACGAGCCGGAGCATGCAGATCCCGGTGAGCACGCCCCTGCCGCCGGCTCCCGGCCCGCCGCATCCTCGAACATGA
- a CDS encoding RNA polymerase sigma factor: MTTPEAFIGALYANFGKPVRRKLRRAGVARADVEDLCQAVFLVALRRQRRVPSGHTDARRWLLDTARKIARNYHRLYYRQYEVSDDDALERAIAEPQDPAAALASRILVHRSGQRLGASDREILASYHVEGDCLVSIASMLGISKSGAYVRLVQAERRLAMTADAHPGR; this comes from the coding sequence ATGACGACCCCAGAGGCATTCATCGGAGCGCTATATGCCAACTTTGGGAAGCCTGTTCGCCGCAAGCTGAGGCGCGCAGGTGTGGCGAGGGCGGACGTCGAGGATCTATGCCAGGCAGTCTTTCTAGTCGCGCTGCGTAGGCAACGGCGCGTGCCGAGTGGTCATACGGATGCGCGCCGCTGGCTACTCGATACCGCTCGGAAGATCGCCCGCAATTATCACCGGCTCTACTACAGACAGTACGAGGTGAGCGACGATGATGCCCTCGAGAGAGCCATCGCAGAACCCCAAGATCCCGCGGCTGCTCTGGCATCACGAATCCTCGTGCACAGATCAGGGCAGAGGCTCGGTGCCAGCGATCGGGAGATCCTTGCCAGCTATCATGTGGAGGGCGATTGTCTGGTATCGATAGCGTCCATGCTCGGCATTTCGAAGAGCGGCGCTTACGTGCGCCTGGTCCAGGCGGAGAGACGGCTTGCGATGACTGCGGACGCCCATCCCGGCCGGTAA
- a CDS encoding sigma-70 family RNA polymerase sigma factor → METTITPAPEEVPMPPDPKHPLIGLESKVARWLLGTWRIPPSALPDVTQEVFCEALASLPSFDASRGDLVGWLYGITRNTALQYHKRYAREQATFMPLPDAPFAREVDADTRRAVREVLEAMEPARVEILWAFYVDELSHRQIASAYAVTEDTARSRLRAARKEFVELYEERRAKAKAALPRALLLPFMVSRLFRPERVRTANIPADLADRVRAGLPSMLPGEAPASGPSSIGSSIVPLPVPSPGSAERAKWFLAGKLCGAPIGAALASLLFLAHEPDPGPAVATGRVPTPGAAIAAQLPAMQLPADDSLGAGAPQEAQPPTGASGGTVAPQLPAAAAPARKSARRSAQGLERDRHAAAALLDAAMHAADLGDMPGARTALARYDELFPENPIRELRERVALRLFGASAHAP, encoded by the coding sequence ATGGAGACGACCATCACTCCCGCTCCGGAAGAGGTGCCCATGCCGCCAGACCCCAAGCACCCGCTCATCGGCCTCGAGAGCAAAGTCGCACGCTGGCTGCTCGGCACGTGGAGAATTCCGCCCAGCGCTCTTCCGGACGTCACGCAAGAGGTTTTCTGTGAGGCCCTCGCCAGCCTGCCGAGTTTCGATGCCTCTCGCGGGGATCTCGTAGGCTGGCTTTACGGGATCACGCGGAACACCGCATTGCAGTATCACAAGCGCTACGCACGCGAGCAAGCGACGTTCATGCCATTGCCCGACGCGCCGTTTGCCCGGGAGGTCGACGCGGACACGCGTCGTGCCGTGCGCGAGGTGCTCGAGGCCATGGAGCCCGCGCGCGTCGAGATCCTCTGGGCGTTTTACGTGGACGAGCTCTCCCATCGGCAAATCGCGTCGGCGTACGCGGTGACGGAGGATACCGCGCGAAGTCGCCTCCGTGCTGCGCGCAAGGAGTTCGTCGAGCTGTACGAGGAGCGCAGAGCCAAGGCGAAGGCGGCGCTCCCTCGCGCGCTCTTGCTCCCATTCATGGTATCGAGGCTTTTTCGGCCGGAGCGCGTCCGAACCGCGAATATACCGGCCGATCTAGCGGATCGCGTACGCGCGGGGCTGCCGTCCATGCTGCCCGGAGAGGCGCCCGCGTCAGGACCGAGCTCGATTGGGTCGTCCATCGTGCCGCTTCCCGTCCCGTCACCGGGCTCCGCCGAACGGGCCAAGTGGTTCCTCGCCGGCAAGCTGTGCGGCGCGCCCATCGGGGCCGCGCTGGCCAGTCTGCTGTTTCTGGCTCACGAGCCGGATCCGGGCCCGGCGGTCGCAACCGGCCGCGTCCCGACTCCTGGCGCCGCCATTGCGGCGCAGCTCCCGGCGATGCAGCTTCCGGCAGACGACTCGCTGGGAGCGGGAGCCCCTCAGGAGGCGCAGCCTCCCACGGGCGCCTCGGGTGGCACCGTGGCGCCGCAGCTCCCGGCCGCAGCGGCCCCCGCGAGGAAGAGCGCTCGCCGGTCGGCGCAGGGGCTCGAGCGAGACCGGCACGCGGCCGCTGCCCTGCTGGATGCGGCCATGCACGCGGCCGACCTCGGCGACATGCCCGGCGCCCGGACCGCGCTCGCCCGATACGACGAGCTTTTCCCTGAGAATCCGATCAGGGAGCTGCGCGAAAGGGTTGCTCTGCGCCTGTTTGGTGCGTCCGCTCACGCGCCCTAG